TCATCGGAGCGTTAAGCACCTTGTCTTCGTCGATCCGGTTGCGCAGATGGGCTTTGGGATTGCGCGCGCCGTTGTCGTGGCTTTTGACGGAGATATGCGCCATCGCGCGTTTCAGATCACCGGCGTCAATGCCATGCTTGGCCCTATACGCGGACGCGAGTTGTGCGAAGGATCCAGGCGCGGAAACGTTCGCCCAGAAGAGATCATTCACCGAGCCACGGTTGCGCTGAGGCAGGCCGCCGTAGCCTGTGTCCTTCAGCTTTTCAACGCCCAACGCCAGCGCGATGTCGGCCGCCCCGGCTGCGACTGCATAAACGGCGCCCCGGAAGGCTTCCGAACCAGAGGCGCAGTAGTTTTCAACGCGCGTGACCGGAATATTCGGCAAACGCAGCGCCATCGACAGGGGCACAGCTGACTTGCCGACATGCTGCTCCTCAATGGCCGTGCCGAGCCACGCGGCATCGATCTGATTTTTCTCAATACCCGCGTCGCCGAGGGCTTCAGTGAACGCTTCGATCATCAGATCTTCGGCATTGTCGCTCCAGCGCTCGCCAAACTGCGAACAGCCCATGCCGAGAATGGCGACCTTGTCTCTAATTCCAGATGCCATGTTCTTTCCTCCCTATTCGGCCGCTTCAGCTGGCGCGCTGGCCTGATCATCATTGTCTGGCGTTGCCTTCCAGAAGTACCGGCGGAAGCCACGGTTTCTGTCGTAGTCCTTCACCCGGAACATCAGCTTCATGGGCATGCCGACCGCCAGTTCCTGATCCGGGTCAACGTCGGTGAAATCGGCCATCAACCGGCCGCCGTCCTCGAACTGGATCATGCCGTAATAGGCGGGCGGGTCCGGAGAGAAGGTCAGCCGGTCGGCCGTGAAGGAATTCAGCCGGGCCTTCTTGTCGGCAAACGCGTTGTCTTCCTGCGCGCCGATAGCGCCGCAATTTGGATTGACGCAAACATTGCTTTTGGGGAACTGCAGCGTGCCGCATTCACTGCAGCACCCTCCGATCATGCGCTGAGCCATGTCCCGGTTTCGATAGTGGGTGGAGAGGCCGGTTTGTTTGTCGACCTCCGCCCTTATGCCCTCTTCCACCGTGACCAGGCCATTGACGGTGAGAAAGCGAGCGTAGTTTGTGTCCGCCCGGCGGCGGGCCAGATGGCCGGAAACAGCGGTTCTCGGTGCAAGCTTTTCGATGGCGTCCGTCACTTCGAAGATCAAAGCATCGCAGCCTTGGCCAAAGCCGGTGACAAGGATTTTATCTCCGGGGCTGGCGGTTTCCAAAGCGTGGACCAGCATAATGACAGGATGGGCGGCCCCCGCTTCCCCGCAAGTGGCTTGGAGATTGTCGGCAACCGCCTCGTCCGCAAACCCCGCCTTCATGGCGAGCATGCTGGCGACCCGCTTCATGGCGGCCGGGAAGCAGAACGTCGTGACATCGCTTGCCGCAGTACCCGTTTTTTCAAGGACTGCGGTGATCGCCTCCGGAACGATTTTCAAATAGCCTTCATCGCGCAGCCAGCGCTCTTCCCAGGCATAGTCATACGCGTGGCCAGCCCCCCGGAAATGGTCGACAAAGTCGGCAGATACAGTGTGCGCCCCGATGAATTTCGCGACCACATCGCCTTTGCCCACAAGAACCGCCGCGGCGCCGTCGCCATAGGTCATTTCTTGCGGGCTGGCGGCCTTGGTCTTGCGTTGTTCGGATGCGGCAAAAAGAATTGGTTCTTCGGCGCCGGAAGCCGCTTGCAAGGCGACCGACAACCCGGAACTGCCCGCGCGCTGGGATGCTGCCAGATCGAGGGTCATCAACTGGCTTTTGAGGTTCAATGCTTCGGCAACCACACCGGCATTTTGCCGGTCGTCAAAAGGAAAGCTGGTGGATGCCATGAAAACCGCGGAGATCTCGGAGCGATCCAGCCCGGTCAAGCAATCCCGGGCCGCTTCCACTGCCATGGTGATCGCATCTTCGTCCCAGCTAGCGATCGTTCGCTCGCCTTTTGCCAATCCCTTCAAGCCGGGATTGTACCAGCCGTGCATCTTGCTGATTTCAGCACGTTGCAACCGGCTTTGCGGCAAGTAACCGCCGAAGGCCAGAATTCCCAAGTCCATATCGTTCCTCCTCGTGCGCCGTTCAGCGCTTATGCTTTCGGCTTCCTGTCAAACAGCTTGAATGCCCCGGATGCGGTGGCGATCAAGGTGCCGTCAGGCAGCGCAATTTCTCCTTCTGCAAAAAACACAGATCGGCCCCCACCGATCTTGCGGCCATGTGCCCGCAACAACCCCTTGCGCATCGGGGCGATGAAATTCGTGTTTAATGTCAGTGTCATGCAATAAAAGCGTGGTTCGGGAGGCGGGCGATAGCACCCGGCCATGCCACACGCGAAATCGAGTGCGCTCACCAGAACACCGCCATGGGTCACGCCCATTACGTTGGTGTGATAGCTGTCGATCTCGACTTCGACACACGCATGATTGCGCTGCCATTCGGTCAGCTCGAACCCGACATGCTTGTTGAACTCCCCTATTGGCTCCGATGTCTCGGCAAGGGTCATGACCTCTCCCACTCTTGCGGCTCCAGCCATCGCCGTCATCCCAGACAGCACTGGTCAATGCATCAACTCTAGGCTGGATATTATATGTGTTGATTATTATTCGCAAGCGTATTATTATTTTGCGATACAAATTTAGCAGTTCGGCACATTGCGTGTCGAAACTGCCCGAATACTGAGGCCAAATACTGAGGGATGGGAATGTCTGACAAAGCTTTGCTGGATGGAAAAGTCGCAATTGTCACCGGCGCGGGCCGCGGTGTCGGCCGGGAGATAGCTCTCTTGATGGCTCAGAAAGGCGCTAGCGTTGTGGTCAACGACCTCGGCGGGACCGGCGGCGGCGAGGGCGAGGACGCACTCCCCGCAACAGAAGTCGTCAACGAAATTAAGGCCGCTGGCGGAAACGCAGTTGCCAACTTCGACAGC
This window of the Roseibium alexandrii DFL-11 genome carries:
- a CDS encoding PaaI family thioesterase; this encodes MTLAETSEPIGEFNKHVGFELTEWQRNHACVEVEIDSYHTNVMGVTHGGVLVSALDFACGMAGCYRPPPEPRFYCMTLTLNTNFIAPMRKGLLRAHGRKIGGGRSVFFAEGEIALPDGTLIATASGAFKLFDRKPKA
- a CDS encoding hydroxymethylglutaryl-CoA synthase family protein, with the protein product MDLGILAFGGYLPQSRLQRAEISKMHGWYNPGLKGLAKGERTIASWDEDAITMAVEAARDCLTGLDRSEISAVFMASTSFPFDDRQNAGVVAEALNLKSQLMTLDLAASQRAGSSGLSVALQAASGAEEPILFAASEQRKTKAASPQEMTYGDGAAAVLVGKGDVVAKFIGAHTVSADFVDHFRGAGHAYDYAWEERWLRDEGYLKIVPEAITAVLEKTGTAASDVTTFCFPAAMKRVASMLAMKAGFADEAVADNLQATCGEAGAAHPVIMLVHALETASPGDKILVTGFGQGCDALIFEVTDAIEKLAPRTAVSGHLARRRADTNYARFLTVNGLVTVEEGIRAEVDKQTGLSTHYRNRDMAQRMIGGCCSECGTLQFPKSNVCVNPNCGAIGAQEDNAFADKKARLNSFTADRLTFSPDPPAYYGMIQFEDGGRLMADFTDVDPDQELAVGMPMKLMFRVKDYDRNRGFRRYFWKATPDNDDQASAPAEAAE
- a CDS encoding acetyl-CoA acetyltransferase, with the translated sequence MASGIRDKVAILGMGCSQFGERWSDNAEDLMIEAFTEALGDAGIEKNQIDAAWLGTAIEEQHVGKSAVPLSMALRLPNIPVTRVENYCASGSEAFRGAVYAVAAGAADIALALGVEKLKDTGYGGLPQRNRGSVNDLFWANVSAPGSFAQLASAYRAKHGIDAGDLKRAMAHISVKSHDNGARNPKAHLRNRIDEDKVLNAPMIAEPLGLFDCCGVSDGSACAIVTTPEIAKSLGKHDLITVKALQLAASNGLEAQHNSWDGSHFVTTRKCAERAYKEAGITNPREQISLFEVHDCFSITELVTMEDLFISPEGGAVKDIMDGFYDADGKVPCQIDGGLKCFGHPIGASGLRMIYEMYLQLQGRAGERQRTEEPVFGMTHNLGGFPHQNVCSLAIVGKMGA